In Chloroflexota bacterium, one DNA window encodes the following:
- a CDS encoding ribbon-helix-helix domain-containing protein, translated as MENKVTIKIPRELYRKLKVMIRDTGFSSVSEFIIFVMRSIASGGEIGGEDTLTADEIRAVRERLKKLGYLQEER; from the coding sequence ATGGAAAATAAAGTTACCATCAAAATACCGCGAGAACTTTATCGGAAGCTGAAAGTTATGATACGCGATACCGGGTTTTCCAGCGTATCTGAGTTTATCATTTTCGTTATGCGGAGCATCGCTTCCGGCGGTGAAATCGGCGGTGAAGATACGTTAACGGCGGACGAGATACGCGCGGTAAGAGAAAGACTGAAGAAACTGGGTTACTTGCAGGAGGAACGATGA
- a CDS encoding CopG family transcriptional regulator: MKQEYESGAVNLPAELYRRVKDRTAATNFESVDEYVIFVLSEVLKEEGESEKLAVDSEQEKEVKKRLKALGYLD; the protein is encoded by the coding sequence ATGAAGCAGGAATATGAAAGCGGAGCAGTTAACTTACCGGCAGAGCTCTACAGGCGAGTAAAGGATAGGACTGCAGCCACTAATTTTGAGTCTGTCGATGAGTACGTCATTTTTGTGTTGTCTGAAGTGCTCAAAGAAGAAGGTGAGAGTGAAAAATTGGCCGTTGATAGTGAGCAGGAGAAAGAGGTTAAGAAAAGGTTGAAGGCACTTGGGTATCTGGACTGA
- a CDS encoding sulfite exporter TauE/SafE family protein, with product MVGGLAHHWLGNIRLDFRQDEQLIKKRLRGLGYLPKSLDAKVVFILAGFGIIGALVGVFTAVNIPTMALMTYIGIVVLGTGAIILLRRNYRGPISWKGLAGIGLLSSFNKGISGGGYGPLVTGGQIISGRETRSSVGSTTVAETAVCFVGFLGYMLIKGDIFWSLAAATSIGSIIASPFAALTVRKINSAKLKIIIGFSTVALGTYILLKTFVF from the coding sequence GTGGTTGGTGGCCTTGCCCATCACTGGCTGGGTAATATCAGGTTAGATTTCAGGCAGGATGAGCAATTAATCAAAAAAAGACTGAGAGGACTGGGGTACTTACCCAAATCGCTGGATGCTAAAGTCGTTTTCATCCTCGCCGGGTTCGGGATTATCGGAGCACTGGTGGGTGTTTTTACCGCCGTAAATATCCCCACCATGGCGCTGATGACCTATATCGGCATCGTTGTCCTGGGCACCGGGGCCATCATTCTGCTACGGAGGAACTACCGAGGCCCCATTTCATGGAAGGGTTTAGCTGGGATTGGGCTATTAAGTTCATTTAATAAAGGAATCAGTGGCGGAGGGTATGGTCCGCTGGTTACCGGCGGGCAGATAATAAGCGGGCGGGAAACGAGAAGCTCGGTGGGGAGCACGACGGTAGCTGAAACTGCGGTCTGTTTCGTGGGCTTTTTGGGTTATATGCTGATAAAAGGCGATATTTTCTGGAGTCTAGCCGCTGCTACCAGCATTGGCTCAATTATTGCCAGTCCATTTGCCGCGTTAACCGTTCGTAAAATAAACTCGGCGAAGCTGAAAATAATCATCGGTTTTTCCACTGTAGCGCTTGGCACCTATATTTTACTAAAGACTTTCGTCTTTTGA
- a CDS encoding sulfate adenylyltransferase subunit 2, with protein MLDLKDLENRSIYVVREAYAEFKKPAVLWSMGKDSTTMLWLCRKAFFGKIPFPVIHIDTNYKFKQMYQFRDNLAREWGFELVVAKNEKALKDGCSPEQGKFECCTRLKTEALKNCLEEYGFDALILAIRRDEHGIRAKERYFSPRDEQFKWDYKDQPLEMWDQFQGLLSAGTHMRIHPILHWRELDVWEYTKQEEMPVNQMYFAKNGQRYRSLGCEPCTLSIESSAATIDEVVEELRTTRVAERAGRAQDKEKTFTMQKLRALGYM; from the coding sequence ATGCTGGACTTAAAAGACCTTGAGAACCGAAGCATTTACGTTGTCAGAGAGGCCTATGCTGAATTTAAGAAGCCGGCAGTTCTCTGGAGCATGGGAAAGGACAGCACCACCATGCTCTGGCTATGCCGCAAGGCTTTCTTTGGTAAAATTCCCTTCCCGGTGATTCACATTGACACCAATTATAAGTTCAAGCAGATGTACCAGTTCCGCGACAACCTTGCTCGGGAATGGGGATTTGAATTAGTGGTGGCGAAAAATGAGAAAGCACTCAAAGATGGGTGCTCACCCGAGCAGGGTAAATTTGAGTGTTGCACCAGATTGAAAACAGAAGCCCTGAAAAATTGTCTGGAAGAGTACGGCTTCGATGCACTCATTCTGGCGATTCGTCGGGATGAACACGGGATACGAGCCAAAGAGAGGTACTTCTCACCTCGAGATGAACAATTCAAATGGGACTACAAAGACCAGCCGCTGGAGATGTGGGACCAGTTCCAGGGACTTCTCAGCGCCGGCACTCACATGCGAATCCATCCCATATTGCACTGGCGTGAGCTTGATGTATGGGAATATACAAAGCAGGAAGAGATGCCGGTGAACCAGATGTACTTTGCCAAGAACGGACAACGATATCGCAGTCTGGGATGTGAACCCTGTACTCTGTCTATTGAGTCGAGCGCGGCCACCATAGATGAGGTTGTTGAAGAACTGAGGACAACCAGGGTCGCCGAGCGAGCGGGCCGGGCACAGGATAAGGAAAAGACGTTTACCATGCAGAAGCTTCGTGCGCTGGGCTATATGTAA